The sequence below is a genomic window from Methylotuvimicrobium sp. KM2.
TAATTCATCCAAAGTAAAAATATTTCATTCAGAATGAAATAAATGCTTGCAAAATGATATTTTGAGCCTTAAAATGACATTCAAGATGAAATTTAACCATCTTGAATAACTTTTTATCATTCAGAATATCAGATAGGAGGCGTTATGTCTTTAACTTATTTAACCACTGCCGAATTATCGGAAAAAATAAAATACGATGCTCGTACGATCCGCAATGTCCTAAAGGATAGTGTTTTGCTGGAAGGCCGCCATTATGTTCGTCCTTTTGGAGGACGCAAGATTCTTTTTATCTGGGAGCATATCGAACACGATATGACTCAGGTTCAATCCGATTTTGCCATTCCTTTGAGCCAAGGAGGTGTTTGTCATGGGTAGTATCCGCGTGCGCCAAGAGACCGGTAAATTGTTCTTTGACTTTAAGTATCAGAATACCCGCTGCCGTGAACAGACTACGCTGGACGATAACAAAACAAACCGTAATCGTTTACAGAAGGTGATGGATAAAATTGATGCTGAAATCACGTTGGGCATCTTTGATTACCGAAATTATTTTCCGAATAGCTCGATGGTTGCCAAGTTTGAACATCTGGAAACCCGAAATAAGATTCTAAGCGGTAATGCCAAGCCCAAGTTTAAGGAATTCGCTGCAGAATGGTATGACGAAATGCAGGTTGGTTGGCGTCATTCTCATCAGGTGACGGTAAATCGGATGTTGAACGATCGGATCATGGACTGGTTCGGAGAAATGGAGGTCAGCCACATCACTAAAGCCGATATTTTGAAGTTTCGCGCCTCGCTCGCCAAAGTAACGCGCAAAAATGGCAATCAGTTATCCGCCGAATACATCAACAAGTACCTGAAGATTCTTCGGATGGTCCTTAATGAAGCAGCTGACCGATTCGATTTTACTTCACCTTTCCGTGGAATTAAACCGTTAAAAAAACCCAAGTCGCATATCGATCCGTTTTCACTGGAAGAGGTGAATCTGATTTTGGCTAATGTTCGAGCCGATTTTAAGCCATATTACACAGTTCGCTTTTTTACCGGCATGCGGACCGCTGAAATCGATGGCCTTAAATGGAAATATGTGGATTTTGAACGTCGTCAGATCCTGATCCGGGAAACCTGGGTGATGAAGCGGGTGGAAACCACTAAAACAGATGGTTCGCAACGGGAAATCGAAATGTCGCAGCCAGTTTATGACGCCTTGCTGCAACAATGGCAGGTGACCGGCGGCAAGTTTGATTATGTGTTCGTGAACCGGGCCGGTCAACCATTGGAATACAACAATGTTTCGCGCCGAGTCTGGCATCCTTTATTACGCTATTTGGAGCTTCCCCGACGTAAAGCCTACCAGACTCGCCATACTGCAGCGACCTTATGGCTGGCATCTGGTGAAAATCCGGAGTGGATTGCCCGTCAAATGGGGCACACCACCACGGAAATGTTATTCCGCGTTTATTCCCGTTATGTGCCTAATCTGACCCGAAAGGACGGTTCGGCATTTGAACGGCTGTTGGCTGCCAGCTTAAATGCCGACCAGGACGGTGTCGCATGAATACAGTAGTCACACAAGTTCAGCGCTTAAAAAAACAGCAGCATTCATCAAGCCATCCGTATTCGCCTGGGCTTGAAATAACACACAATCATAAATTGCCTAATATCGAGCCGGATCTCAACCGACCTCAGAATTTTCAGCATCTATTGGGATGTCTGTGTTATGCCTTGGCTATAGACGATGCAATACCAATAGCGCCCGCGTTAGGAATGCCGAAAGAACTGAGCAATCAGGTGGCTTTGAGCATATGGGTTCGCACAGAATTAAGCAGTATGCAGTTTTTAGATAGTAGTGCTTTATTCAATTACTTGGTTTGCCGACTAGATAATCTTACAGATCACATAAGGGGGAACGTGTGATGATTGTTACTAAAATAAATCACGTCACAACGCGCAATAGGCCAGATCATCTAAGAAGTGCTGATACAACAGCTTTCTCTACCAAACAATCAGTGTGGCTAGTAGGTTCAGTCGAGGCTCTACTGAAACGCCATACGGATTCAGGCGAAATGCATTTTCTGTTGTTGAAACGGGTTAACGGGCAGCTGCTGCGATGCAAATGGCGCGCAGAAAACATACCATCATTACCTGAGGTAGGTCAGGTTATCCGGGTCGAGTTAGAAAACAGAGTTGATGTCATAACTCAAAATCTGAATCAAGTTCCTTCCGCCGACGGAGCTCTTCTGGTCACTGATAGCAAGACACATCATTTCATTCGTGCATGGTATTACAATCAGACATGTTATTCACCGGAATGGTTGGAACGCATGTATTTCGAAACTGCTGACGTGGCCGCATTAGAGCGCTTATGGCTGGTTATACGGAGTTTGCCCGTTAGTTGCCTGAGGGATTGGATGTTTGAGATTTTCGCCCAACCGGATTTTAGTATTCCGTTTGTTCGGGTTGCCGCTAGTCACAGCCATCATCATAGTCATGCCGGAGGTCTATTGATACACAGCGTGGAGTGTGCTGAATGGGTGGCTCAAGTTGCTAACAATACTTTGAATCCTAAAGAAGCCGCACTAGCTATCACGGCAGCCTTATTACATGACGCCGGCAAAATCGTGACGATGCAGCCGGGCAATGACAATCCGTCTGTAGCTCATGAAGTGCTGACACTGACAGTGCTGGAACCGGCACTGATCCGGTTACAACAGCAATGGTCGTCAGGCGCTTACGCGCTGAGGCAAATGCTGAGTTGGTCACCGCGTTACGAGAAGTTTCCAAGATTGCCCGGCACCCTGCTGGTAAAAATGGCCGATCAGTACAGTACCGCATTGTCTGCACGTAACAAGGCTTTTGATGAGGCCCCGGTCTATTACCATTGGGCCAAATTACAAACCTCAAGCAGCGCTCAGATTTTCAATCGAATCAATTAACCATACGTTTCAGTGACTGATCCGTTCGATTTAAGAACGAATCAGTCATCGGATTACTACAGGCCGATTAAAGACCCCGGAGTACTTGAATGTATACTCATAACCGAAACCATTTCCTTCGACATTATTTGAAAAATAAAGCCCTCAATCATTCATTATCCGCTAAGCATGAGCAATTCGATCCGAATCAGATATCTGCCTTAGTACAGGTTTTTGATACGGTCAAAATGGATGAAATGCTGAGCCTTCATGATCGTAAAAGTAATTTGTACCGAAATCATCAAAGGTATTTGCATTATCTCGAAGATTCGTTGGGTTTATTGCCGCTCAGTCGGTTGTCTAAAGACATTTTTAGCAAGCTCGACGACTTAGCACTGAAATTTCCAAACTTTGTCAATGTAATTGAATTTTACCGAGAGCAATTTGCGCTGGCATTGATGAACGAATCGCCAACGTTCACCGCCAATCCCCTATTGATTTCAGGCCCCCCTGGGGTTGGAAAAACCGCATTCTGCCGTGCATTAGCCAAAATCATCGATACGTATTTTGAATTCGTCAGCTTTTCCGGCATTACGGCAGGTTTTGTGTTGGGCGGCATGTCGTCGAATTGGGCGGATGGGAAACCCGGCCGAATTGTCGAAACCCTAGCTCGTGGCCTCAAGGCAAACCCGCTGATTATGTTGGATGAAATCGATAAATGTGGTGGGGACAAACGTTATGACCCTTTGGGTTCGCTATATCAATTATTGGAGAAAGAAACCGCGTCAACCTTCGTTGACGAAGGATTGGAGATTGCGACTGACTGTTCTTATGTCGTTTGGGTGGCGACCGCCAATCACTGTGAATTGATTGCCGAACCCATTCTTTCTCGCTTCACCATTCTCGAAGTCAATCCACCCAACAAGGAACAGATGAAAGCTGTTTTACAATCGATTTATGACACTATCAGACAGCAGCATACTTGGGGAAGTCAATTCAGTGAGCATTTGTCGTCGCCACTGGTTGAAAAAATCATCCTGAGTCGATTAGAACCTCGATTGCTGCAACGAGAACTGATTGCCGCGTGCGGGAAAGCCGCGTTGAGAAATACTGCCGAAGATGGAAAAATTTCAGTCTTTCCTGAAGATTTTGTGCCACGGCAAAAGGCTAACCGATTGGCCACCATTGGATTTATTTAACTTGATCATCCCATGACCGCTGAACAAAAAATGATTGTTCAGCGGTCATGGGAAAGTTTTCGTATAGCTAATGGACGGTAGTTATTGGTTAAGAGGGGGTGATGTCGGTCAGGATTCTACATGAGACACGAAGCAGCAAACTCATTAATGCCTACGCTTTATTAATTACCTCGTTAATCAATTGGATGCCATCTTAATCAAGCACTGGAGCGACAACATATGAGACAAATAATGACACAACGCGACACACCTGTTACCTAGATTTTAGCTTTGCCCCGATCGGTCAAAGGTCATACTGTGACTCAAGCTGACCCAGGCCATAATGGGTCAACCTGAGCCAGGCAGGTATGTCAGTTTGGTCAGTAGCGACACAACGTACGGCTAAACAGGCCGGTAATCTTTTAATCTTCTGGAACATATGAGACAGACAATGACACAACGCGACACATCTGTTATCTGGGTTTCAACTTTGCCCAGATCGGTCAAAGGTCATACTGTGACTCAAGCTGACCCAGGTCATAATGGGTCAACCTGGGTCAGACAAGTCTATCAGATTGAGTCGATATTATTACTGCGCCAGCCTGAAAACTCCGATATCGGTCCAGTTCTTTAAATGGAGTCTCTGATGCAGGAAAGTAGCATTTGGGTGACGTTGAGCGAAGCGCTGGCTCTGCTCGGCGTCAGCCGCAAAACCCTATACCGTTACATGGACAGAGGACTCTTATCCTACAGAAAGGCGGCCAATGGCCACCGTTATCTCTCCAAAGACGAAATTGACGCTTTTCTGGCATCACATCCTGCCAATGCCAATATCCAAAGTGACGCCCAAACTCAAGATTATTCGGCTTTAATCAAGCAACTTTCAGAACTCAACAACAAAATCGATCGACAAAATCAATTACTGGAAATAATGATCGAGCTTTATAAACCGGAAACGATGCATGAGTTAATGGTAAAGCGGAAAATTCTTTAGAAGCCGTTTCTAAAGCGCATAAAAGATCAGTATGGCAATCAAAAAGTCGAATCGAATGTTCTTACTTTCATTTTCGTTTATTGGTCTTCGCCGAGCTATCGTAGGAGTGAAAATGGTCAGCCAATACAGCACAATGTTATCGGCCAGCACCAAGGCCTTGCTTAACTTAACTCATAAAACTGAAATTACGTAGGACGATCGTCCTGGCAATATGATGCAAATAGGTTACAACCATATCGCTTCTTGCTCTAATGCTTTTCCATGACGTTGCGATAACTCAGCGAGCTGTATAAAGTTAATATCCAGCAAATCCGCTGACTTAAGATTGTTGTAGGCATTTTCAAATAAGATGCGAGTGCGTGACCAAATTTCCGTATCACCAAATTCTTTTAGTTTTTCTTGCCAGTTTGGCATCCAGTAAAAGCTTATTTTGGTTTCAGGATGGATAGATTGAGCAAGACGAGCATAATTCGACAAACCTATGCCATCGTAATCAGGAAACAAAATGAGCTGTTTACTTCGAGGAAATTGCGATAACCATTGCAAAAGTAAATCTGGCAGTTGGCCGGCGTAATAAATGAGACAGCCATCGAAATCCTTTTCCAGCCAATCTGATTGGTCGAATAAGGCTTGGTTTTCGATTAACAGCAAAGTTCTGTTACATTGCCAGCTTTGATCTGAATTAACCTGTAACGCAGCCGCGCCGAATTGCTGTGTCGCTGACGTAACATTTAAAATGTTTTTTCCGTCCTGCCAAACCGCGCCGTCAGCCCAGGCTTTCATTAGTAAATAATATGACCCGTGAGTGGATTTACCCTTTTTGCTATTGCGATTAATCCCCAGATTGCGGCTGCGGGCCGGCAAGTCGGACGGGAGATCGCTTTCGGACAAAGGATGCAGCTGCTTAAAATAACTCGATAAGCCTTGCCGATTAAGCACTCGATACGTCGTACTTCGACCCTGCTTGATGAGTTCTATTAGTCGTGTACGCCGTGCAAAATCTTCTAAGGCTTTTCGTTGCTGTGGAGAAAAATCGGATTGTTTGGGCGTGTCCTGATTTTCCAGCAATCGTTTGATCGCATCGGATAAAGTACTCACGCTAAAGCCTCTTCTATCGGTTCCAGAATCTGCCAATTCAATCGACTGATATGGTTTTTGCCGTTGCTGGTGCCAATTGGGACGCAATATCGGGCGGTAATTTGCGGTTCGGGAGAAGCGAAAATCAACGAAAACCCGAATTCAGCGGCGGTTTCGATTAAATTGCGTTGGTTGCGTTGATCCAATGAAGCGGCTTCATCCAAATAACAAGCGGTTTTGATGCTTTTTCTCGGATCTTGCATTTGATTGAGCATAGCTAAACCGGTGATCAACTTAGCCATTAACACTGTTCCGTTAGAAGCAGCGCTGTCGAGTTCTTCGAATTCGGCAGCATTTTGATTTTGCTTGCCGATTACGAAGACGAGCCGAAATAGATGCTCGACTCTAAGACTGCCTAATTTTTCTCCCTGCTTGATTAATAAATCTTTGGCCTTATTGAGCTCCTTGTCGTCAAGAACGGCATTATGGTCGAACAAATCGAACGAACTGCCAGAGTCAACCTGCTCCGACGTTGAAATCAACGTTCGTATTGCATTGACGATCGCCTCTTCTTCACGAGGCTCGATCTTGAATACCTTGAGGTCGGATAGCTGGCGGCGATTGATTTTGGTATTGAAATCCGTCATGCGGCGTTTCAACGTTTCCAGACTGTCGCGTAAGTCTCTCAAGATGGCGGCCACTTGCACCACGGCAGAACGTGACTTGCGCTCGATCGCCGCCTGTTCTTGTTTGAGTTGGGCGGTGTAATTGAACAATGCTTGCAATTCCTGTTCTGGTCCTTCCTGTACCTGAAACTTGCTGACGCCGTCATGATGCAAATGGATCAAACCTTCGGCCAATTCTTTATCCAACTCCCGCAATCGCTGACAATCCTGGTTGTAAGCTTCGATCTGATCGGCCAATCGATCGATTTCAAGCCGGGCGGCCTGCATGCAGGGCAGATGTGGCAGTTCCTCTAAAAAGTTAAACGGCGTTTCATGATCCTTGCGTTGCTGGCGGGCGATATGTATGCGTTTGTGCCGGTCGTTCAAACTTTCCCGATCATTTTTTACGCGCGTTTGATTTGATTCGATGGCAGACTTTTGCTTTTTGAGTGTTGCTTCTTCAACCTCTAATGCCTGACTCTTGTTTTCCAATTCTGTGATTGACTGCTGCCGTTCGGAGGCAGAGGCGCGCAAGGTCAGAAGCTCCTTATACTGTTCAATCTCCTTTCTTTGCTGGGCGAGCTCTCGATCAAATTCGTCTACTTTTGCTCTTTCTTGCTCATACTGTTCAACCGTTGTTAGTAGTTCTTTCCACTGGGTTAGTTGCCGCTGCAATTCTTCGATGTCGGCTTGCAGCTCGGCGGCGGTCCTGATTTGCATATTGGGTTCCAATGCGGCAAGGTCGATCGATAATCCGGCCGCTTCGAGATGATATCCGTTAATACGATCGACCAATTCCTGACCGAAAGCACGCAGGCGGTTTTCATCCAGTACTTGTACCTTGCCGCCTGCTGCAACCGGCAAACTCAACGCCGCACCGGCCAGCAAACGAATAAGTGCGTCGAAGCTTTCTGTCGGCAGTGACTGTTGCAACAGTAGATACAAATTGTTGTTGAGTGATGCTAATTGTCGACTAAGCTGACCCATCTCTTGCCGGCATTTTTTTATATTGTTGCGAATAGTATTGGGGTTTGGCTGACTCTTGGCGTTTTTTAAGCGGGTGACTTGCTCGTCGCGTTTCTCTTGAAGGTTGTCAAGCTGCTTTTCCAATTGAGCGAGATCATGAACGAAATGGAATTGAACCGTCAAATCCTCATAGCGTTTTTCAAGCTGTTGTTGCTTTTCGAGCTGGACGCCGGTTTGCGCTTGATCTTTGTAAATTGTCCTTTGCCTCGCTTCGACTTTATCCCATTCTAACTTCAACTTAGCCGTATCGGCCTCTATGCTTTGGCTTTGTTGATTGAAATAAGCCTCCCATTCCGCCAATGCATTTTCTATCAACGGTCGCCAAAGAATAATCTTGCCACGTAACTCCTTACGCTTGTGCTGATTCTGCTCCATGCTAAGAATGAGTGCATGGTTGCGAAATACCGCATCGTATTGCGATTTGTCATAATTCACATCAGCAAACGACTTATCCCATTCTTCCTTGAAATTGACGCTGCGGTCATGCAATTCGTTCTTGTAGATTTCCAGCAAATACTCTTTCACTTGTCTGCTATCTAAACTATCCAGTCGTAAAGTTCGGGTCAGAATACGCTGATAGGTTGCCGCCTGCGAAGTAAACTCTAAAGGAAAAATCGTCAGATCGGGATCGTCGGAGCGTTGCTTTTGTCTGTTGCCGTATAACAATGCGCGTAAATCGCTTGATTGATAAATTTTTGCCAGTTTGCCGCATTCCAAGAGTTGATCGATCAATTTGGGTTGAGTCACGAGCTTGCCATTATCCAGGCGATAATCTTCCACATCGAGACCACCTTGGTAGGCAAAATATTCGTAATCGTGACTCAATCCTTTGCCCACGCAACCGATAACGGCCATGCCCGTCGGTAACAGCACTTCCAGCAAAATGTAAGCGCTATTATCGGGAAAATAAAACTTTCGTGAGTTTTCAATCGAATGGGCGCCAAAGTCCATCAAACGCCTGTCGATAATCAGCAAAAACTGCAAGGCGTTGATCAAACTGGTTTTACCGGTGTTATTCGGGGCAATGATCGATACCGCATCATCCAGCGGCAATTCCGCGCGGCTGTAGCCCGCGCTATTCAGCAGCACCAGTTTCTGAAATCCGTATTGTGCCAAGCTCACGCGATAGGCTCCTGTAGCTCATTGTCATCGTCCTCTCCGGTTTCGGCAGAGACGGACGTTTGGAGATCCAGCTCGGGTTTATCTGCCTCGGCCAGTTCCTCAAACAAATCCAAATAGCGATGAACGGCAGGCAAAAGCCGATAGCTGCCATCGTCGAATAGGGCAAAACCCACACGAGTCGCCCGATCCAGAGTATCTTTCAATGCTTGTAGACTAGCCAACTCTTCCGCTTCCAGCATGGCGTGGTAATGTTGGCTGAGAATTTCCAATAAAGGGCTGTCGATTCGCCATTGCTGAAACTGAAACAAATGCAGGCCCTGGTCTGCTTGATATTCGAACAATAACATCAACAATAATGCCAAGCGACGGGTCAATTTGCCGGTGTAAGAACTGGCTTGTTCGGTTTTAAAATAGGCAAAGCCTCTCCCGTCCATCACCAATACAAATCCCAACGCGGAGAACAGGCTTTCATAACATGCATAGTGCTTTTCCAAGTCCAGCCAAAGTTCGGCATCTTGCAACCGATTGATATGCGCGCCGGAACTTAACACCTTAAACAGCTGTTGGAGTTGGGTTAATTGTTTTAAATCAATGGTCATGCCGACTCCATGACATGGCTGTGCAGTTGAATGGCGACTTGTTTCAGCGTGATTCGAACCGATTCTTGATTCGGTGTAGCATTAACATCCGGCAGGCGTATCAATTTGTGATAAAGCTTCAGCAATGTAGCATCCTGAAATGTGCCGTAATGTTCGACCAACCAGCGCATCAAGTCCGGAACGGGTAAGCTGCGATACAAATGCCGACGGATAGCGTCTTCGTCGACTTTTTCCAGCGTGAGTAAAAGTTGATCTTCTGTATGTTCCGGAAAATCGACGGATTTGGCTTGATAACCGCGTACTTGTTCCATCAGGTTCAATAACTCAGGCCCTACCGCGACAGTCACAGAACGTTCCTTTCGCCAAACCGGCAAACACTGGCCGGAAAAGGTGCGATCCAGGCCTTTTTTTCGAACCTGTCCCAGCAATTGGCCAATGGCGGCACTCAAGTGATTATGCCGACGAATTTCCTCACGTAACGGCATCAGCGTGTTCGTACATTGCTTCAATGAAACGCGACCGTTTTGGCGCACATCCTTAACTCTGAAACCGACCTGACGCAACATCTGTTGATGGCTATACAAGCCGCCTTGAATGGCCAATGCTTGCGCCAATGATTCCATCACGGTTTCGGCGCGTTCCAGCAACGGGTAAAAATTCCCGCCTGCACCGGTATCCATCAGTTCTTCCATGGGGAGGACATACTGGTCGTAAGCGTCTAACACTTCCCGATAGCGATGCGCCAAAGGCATGCGCTCATCACTGGATTTAGCGCGTTCGGCAATGGCTTGAATCGCATGGCTGTCTTGCTCAAGTTGTTGCAGAATTTGCCGAAGCTGCTTGTCGATGCGAATAGCGCCATTTTGCAGGGCGGCCATATCTCGATTTTCCATGGCTTGATGCAACTGTTCCAATCCGGCTTGAATGTCGACTATCCTTGCTTTCAGAATGTCGGATAAACCCAGTTCATGCTCATGCATTAAACTACTGACAAACTGACTGACGTTTTCGTTGATTTGCAAACTGTCACTATGGGACATGGCGATCAACAATTCGCTGTTGACCAATTGTTGCAAACGTTCCAGTTGTTGTTCATGGCTGTCTTGTGGGTAGACTTTATGCAGCAACGCCAATAAATCGTCCCGCTCAAACGCAATATGCTCTCGTCCCAAAGCCACCAGGTATTCGATGATGTCCCAATGTTTATCGAGCGCCCGAACCAGACTGCGGGGATTAATCATACTACGCTACCATTGGGGGCCGTTTCTGAATGATCGCGATTAAGCCAAACAATCTGCTGAATTTTAGGCGCTAAAGGCGATTCATCGAGGTGTAGCAAACGTAAATAATAAAGCCGCATAGCTCGACGCACCGTCAAATGCAGTTTGCCGTCTTCCATCCCGAAATCATCGGCAATAATGGCTTGCTGTTCAGGACTCAAATCCGGATGCGGGGCAATCACTAAGGTCTCAAATTGAGTCCAATCCTGATCGTTTTCGACAAAATACTCAGCATTTTCCAATAATTCAGGCGAAGAAATGAATCTCGCCAAAACGAAATCTCGATAGCCTTCGTGTTCAAGACTATAGGCTCTGATATGCCAGCGAAAACCGTTGAACACTAAGGTATGAGGTTCGAGCACGAGCGATCTAGGTTCTCTGGAGAGTGATTGGTAAGCCACTTTAATCTGCCGTTTTTCCCGTATAGCTTGGTGCACAATCCGAAGAATTTGAAGATCCAGTTTACGTTCGGGAGGATCGAGTATTTCAACCCCGATACCGATTGGAATGATAGGTAATACCACCGATTGTCCCAAACAACTGCCTGCTTCAATCAAACGAAGATACTCCTCTGCAGTGCCACGCATGAAATGCGGTGTAAATTGGTCGCTCGGAAAATAGGCCTTCTGCTTTCGATCGTAAAGCAGATTCCTTTTGGCTAACTGGTGATATAACGAAAAGTCCTTGGAGGCTTGCCCTCGTGAAATGCCAAACAATTGAATCAAACTGCCAGTCGTCACCCGACCTTCCCACAATACAGTAGCTTCCAACAAGGCTAAGCGTTGGCGCGTATCCCACTTCAGCGGGGAGTCGGTTTGATTCAATGAATTCATATGATCGATTATATGTCATTTTTTTTGACATACCATAGCGCGCACATTATAGTTTTGCCATTAGTTTGAGCGTTAACCAGGTGACACTAAAGTTGAGTGTTTCTGAAATACCTGTTCACCTCAAGCTTTAACGCCCCATTTCGGTTTTTTAAAACGGTAATTGGAATAATACAACAACATGGAAAACGAGTTTTTCAGCAAGCCCATACTCAATTCGCCTTACGAATACCCGGCTAGGCATTGGGAACTGGATGATAAAGGACAGCCGACACAAAAGATCATTGAGCAACGGCGGCGTGCTGAATTTATTACTCCAATTCCTAAACCCAAAAAGGTCAAAGGTTCAGCTAAACAAAAACAACTGTTCGACTTTGAAGAATCGGATGGACTGTCGACCAACGAGCAACGCTACGATCCCACCCCTATAATTAATGAATTACGCAAGAACGTAGACGAATGGCGTAAACTTTCGGACCCATCTAGTTGGTTAGTTACTCCAGAAACAGCTCGATTACTGCAATATTGGCGTCATCATAATTTCAATAGTGTCAGACCATTTTTTTGTCAGGTCGAAGCGGTAGAAACCTGTATTTGGCTGACGGAAGTCGCTCCAAAACTCGGAAAGCAAGGTAAACGATTTCTTCAGCATTTAGAGGCCGCCAATCAAAACGCTAATCCTGGTTTAATGCGTTTGGCATTAAAACTTGCGACAGGTGCCGGGAAGACCACGGTGATGGCGATGATCATCGCTTGGCAAACAGTCAATGCGATTCGTCGTCCCAACAGCAAAAATTTCTCGCGTGGATTTCTAATCGTTACACCCGGATTAACCATTCGCGACCGTTTACGTGTTCTCCAACCCAACGATCCAGACAGCTATTACTCAACTCGGGAACTCGTACCCAGCGATATGCTGAGTGACATCGAGCGGGCCAAAATCGTCATCACCAACTATCACGCCTTTAAGCTGCGTGAGCGTTTGGAAATCTCCAAAGGCGGTCGTTCGCTACTGCAAGGTCGTGGTGGCGAAACGCTCAATACAATGGAAACCGAAGGGCAAATGTTGCAGCGCGTCATGCCGGAATTGATGGGCATGAAAAACATCATGGTGCTCAACGACGAAGCGCATCACTGTTATCGAGAAAAGCCCAATCATGATGACGAAAAGCTTAAAGGGGACGAAAAAAGAGAAGCTGAGAAAAACAATGAAGCCGCTCGACTATGGATTACCGGTTTGGAAACGGTTAATCGCAAATTAGGCGTACAACGCGTCGTCGACTTATCAGCGACACCGTTTTTCTTGAGAGGCTCTGGCTATGTGGAAGGGACTCTGTTTCCATGGGTAATGAGCGATTTTTCGCTAATGGACGCAATCGAATGCGGCATCGTCAAATTACCGCGTGTTCCGGTTGCTCAAAATATTCCAGGCGACGAAATGCCTATGTTTCGCAACTTATGGGAGCATATCGGAAAGAAAATGCCGAAAAAGGGTCGAGGCCAAGGCAAAGCGTTAGATCCATTAAGCATCCCAATCGAATTACAAACCGCGTTGGAAGCCCTCTACGGCCATTACGAAAAGACCTACCAGCTCTGGCAGGCTAGCGGCATCAAAGTGCCGCCGTGTTTTATTGTGGTGTGTAACAACACCAGCACATCTAAATTGGTCTATGACTACATATCGGGCTTTCAGCGGGAAAACGAAGACGGTTCGTCCACTTTGGAAAATGGTCGACTGCCATTATTCCGAAATTATGATGATTATGGTAACCAACTTGCTCGCCCCAACACCCTGCTGATTGATAGCGAGCAACTCGAATCCGGAGATGCGCTCGACAACAACTTTCGCAGTATGGCAAGCGACGAAATCGAACGTTTCCGCCGCGAAATCATCGAGCGTACCGGCGACCGCAGACAAGCCGACAATCTGTCCGATCAAGAACTACTGCGCGAAGTCATGAACACCGTCGGCAAGGAAGGTCGACTCGGCGAATCTATTCGCTGTGTGGTTTCAGTTTCTATGCTAACCGAGGGTTGGGATGCCAACACCGTTACTCATGTGTTGGGGGTTCGCGCTTTCGGCACCCAATTACTTTGCGAACAAGTGATTGGTCGTTCCTTACGCCGCCAATCTTACGAACTCAACGAAGATAACTTATTCAACGTCGAATATGCCGATGTCTTGGGCATACCCTTCGATTTCACAGCCAAACCGGTTATTGCCCCTCCGCAACCACCCCGGCAA
It includes:
- a CDS encoding DEAD/DEAH box helicase family protein, whose protein sequence is MENEFFSKPILNSPYEYPARHWELDDKGQPTQKIIEQRRRAEFITPIPKPKKVKGSAKQKQLFDFEESDGLSTNEQRYDPTPIINELRKNVDEWRKLSDPSSWLVTPETARLLQYWRHHNFNSVRPFFCQVEAVETCIWLTEVAPKLGKQGKRFLQHLEAANQNANPGLMRLALKLATGAGKTTVMAMIIAWQTVNAIRRPNSKNFSRGFLIVTPGLTIRDRLRVLQPNDPDSYYSTRELVPSDMLSDIERAKIVITNYHAFKLRERLEISKGGRSLLQGRGGETLNTMETEGQMLQRVMPELMGMKNIMVLNDEAHHCYREKPNHDDEKLKGDEKREAEKNNEAARLWITGLETVNRKLGVQRVVDLSATPFFLRGSGYVEGTLFPWVMSDFSLMDAIECGIVKLPRVPVAQNIPGDEMPMFRNLWEHIGKKMPKKGRGQGKALDPLSIPIELQTALEALYGHYEKTYQLWQASGIKVPPCFIVVCNNTSTSKLVYDYISGFQRENEDGSSTLENGRLPLFRNYDDYGNQLARPNTLLIDSEQLESGDALDNNFRSMASDEIERFRREIIERTGDRRQADNLSDQELLREVMNTVGKEGRLGESIRCVVSVSMLTEGWDANTVTHVLGVRAFGTQLLCEQVIGRSLRRQSYELNEDNLFNVEYADVLGIPFDFTAKPVIAPPQPPRQTVHVKAVKPERDHLEIQFPRVQGYRVELPEERLTAEFNTDSILELTPDLVGPSVTQNAGIIGESVDLNLVHTGDMRLSTLLFHLTQRLLYTKWRDPGDEPKLYLFGQLKRITKQWLDSCLVCKGGTYPAQLMYQELADMVCERITQAIIKSPNQINRPIKAVLDPYNPVGSTSHVSFNTSKTERWETAANRCHINWVILDSGWEAEFCRVAEKHPKVKAYVKNHSLGLEVPYRYGSETRKYLPDFIVRVDDGHGDDDLLNLIVEIKGYRREDAKDKKATMETYWVPGVNNLLTFGRWAFAEFTEVYQIETDFNAKVEAEFDKMIEQVMQKNV